Genomic segment of Globicephala melas chromosome 7, mGloMel1.2, whole genome shotgun sequence:
GTGAAAAGAATGCCAAGATGGTCAGTAAAGGAAATAAGAGTCAAAGACAGAGGAAGCATAAAGCATTCAAGTATGCAATAAGAGCACTCACAAAGGCAGATATGCAGGTGGTCGTGGATTTGGGGTAGTGATCGAGGATAACAGGTGTGAGAGGCATAAAGGAACATCTAGCCTCAAACCTAACAGTTTTTATCATATTTGTCATCAGAAGACCAGTGTTCTGTCACCAGCTTCATTAAAAACTAATTATAAGTATtattcagcaatttaaaaaagaagaaaatactgatacatgctacatgaATGACCCTCTAAAACATTTTGGGaaatgaaaaaagtcagacacaaaagacaacatattgtatgatgccatttatatgaaatgtccagaaaaagcTAAACTATAAAGACAGACAGTAGATTAGGGGCAGCCTGGGACTGGGGATGGGAATGGGGATTATCTGTAATCCCCATTTGATTACAGTCAACATTCATTTgtaatcccaaaattgaggctctatgccttaattttctcatctgctaTTTAGTCACAACTATAGTACCTAACTCAAAAGGGCTctttgaaaatcaaatgagataatacaggtTAAAagtctagaacaatgcctggtactTAGTGAAGGCTCaacatgtacacatacatgtccagtttaaaaattcagaaaataaaatgcatgaaaaaaGCAACATGCatgtaataaattataaacatAGAGAAAAGTAAAAGTTCATACTTCAAAGATTCAGCAACAAACTATAGTTCATCCTAGACAACTCCTTAGCCaaggtaaataatttaaaatactttgggagaaatttttaaatatgtattgtaCAATCAAGTataagaagaacaaaggaaacatTAAATATACTGTTACTTCCCTACTATTTACGGTCTCAATGAAGTATAAGGAAATGTTGAGACTCTTCCTCAGCCTGTAATCTTCTTACGTTGACATTTTGATGTGTAATTTCCTAATTACATGATTTTTCACatatttccacatttttttctatacataAAAGTCCTTTATTGAAAATGAGCTTCCATCTTACATTTTTACTCTATTAACTTTTTTATATAAAGAGAAGTCTGTTGTTCATCTTAACAATATAATCCTGGACCAAAAACTCTAGAAGTCAATACTGCTGAGGCCAAAGGCACTGACCTCACTGACACAGATACACTCTTCCATGTTTTCTCGTTCTTTAAAACATACGCTATGGTATTGGAGGCACCAAAGTTCTCTCTTCCAGTAGGTGTCAAATAATGATATAGATATTGCCTCCTGAACTCAGTCCTGTTCACTGACTCTTCCAATACAGGTATACAAAGTAAAAAGTTGCTAACCCACCACTCCACCAAAGAAACAGTTGTTTAATTTTAATCCTTTGAAATAACTACTTCATTGAACATAACCTGCATATCTTTGGTTAAACTATTTTCTCACCAGCATCAACATTTATATTCCCCTATTTATTATCTCTAGGaccatttataaaatgaacttCTGTTTTCATTAATCTATGATTCCTTAAGTATTCCCAGATAAAGTTCCTAACATGAAGAGAAAGTAGAGgcaaatttcaattatttgaTCAATTTTATCTTGataactttgaaaacaaacttactcTTTAAATTGcattataaaaaatacattactcTTCACATTAGTTTTACAtggaaatatataattatttgaatatttaaatatagttTCTCTTTAGCAAAAAAACCTGTCACTCAGAGCCCTAGTTACACAAAAAAGTTAAATGCACAAATCCAAAACACACTTCACACAACGTTGTCTACATACTGCACAATTTGGAACAATTATAGTAAACATCTATGCAAGATACTGAACAAGGAcaagattaataaaaatattcactatGGTTATAATTCGATTTTTTACTATTAAAAGAATTTAATGCATACTTGAATACACAAAAAACATCTAATTTTTACCTAATTCGCAAATTAAGCCGAAACAAATTTTGACAAAGGGGCACTCTTGTATCCTACCAAATTCTGAAAGTTATtcactatttatttaatttcaattataaCTTTTACAATTTCAAGTTTTCAAGCCTgtctaaaataataatgattataggAACTTAGTaaacatttccaaaatgttttaaaaaaatcatcaggaCTATTTTATACTTTAATGTAATTCAGATATAAACcttttcctctaaaaaaaaaatggtacttagAAGTTTCCAATGTGAAAaaggtggtatttttttttcaacttcaaGTTTTTATCACTTGAATTATAAGAACTATTCTCTGTGCACGATGTAATCACAATAGATATGATACATCATAATTACATGGTACATTTTTTCCGTATGATCTCTTGCTTTTAAACTGACACTAAAAGATGGCAGAATGCCTACCAACAATACTCAAGGGAATTATGTGTCTacttcacaaggaaaaaaaaaaacaatacccacaaatagaatatttttatgaattagCTGCTTGTTTACTTCCTAATCAGTAGGacagttttctttctaaattcaGATTGGAGGATTAAACTAGTGGTTTACAGatattttaagaaaggaaattaaaatatttgtagatgAGGCAAAGTTGAAGTTGCTTTGgaactaaaaatataaacatttgtccatttttttcaatATCATTACTGTTTTAAATTTACAAGTACAGAAATTACAACGTGACACCATAACATACCCACAGGTTCAATAATGGCCCCTGAAATAAAACTACATTTAGAAACCAACTGTTACACTATACTTAATTCTAAGATAACAAATTTTTATCTCTGAAATCATGGTACACTGATCTAGTTTCAATAAAATATGGTTTATACAATGTAGTAGCTGAAATTCATGTTTCTCTTTAACATCAGTGATAGAAAAGGATCCAGGATCCTTGACTTAACAGGATAATTATCTGTACCAGCTCAACCAGTATCCCTGAATAAAGGATCTAAAGACTTTCTGAGTACCTCAGACCTAAACTGCATATCTTGACATTTTTATGTGAACTACCAAAATCAGTTAGCAAATTGAAGGAAAGCCAAACCAATGCACAAATACAGTTTTTCACTTGCAAAATGGGCCACCACTTAAGTTATCAGTTTTTATTAGATCTTTTGAATTATTAAGATTATAACTTATTAATAACAACAATTAATGATCTGCCCAAATTACCAAACCAGTCATTTCAGTTCAAGCTATTAAAAAGGATATggaaacatctaaaatatttttaagagataaGGCCATAAGATAACTGGATTCTCACATTAAACCACCAACCCTTCAGGTGGAGGGGAGAAAAGGTGGTAGAAAAGCATAATCACACTGGCAAGATCATTTTCCCCTTAAGGTCTAATAATGCTAAAGAAAAACCTGCAGAGATTGCATGTACGCATGTGTCCAAATGAGGAAAGTTAGATACCTGCAGATTCAGTTTAAATGAAGGAGGAAGAGTTTGTGTTATGTTTGTAAAATCACCGGGCAGTTTTTTAAACTGgattaaattttatgaaatctcaTTCTCTGGaatgcttttaaaagaaagataaattatattttgtgcGTGATTATTTAGGTTAATCCCACTCAAAAGCTGAGATAATCTATTagagtttcttctttttaattatctAGTTAGAATATGATATTGACAATGCCACTctaaaacacacagaaaataactACATATTCATttgttccaatttttaaaaagtaaaagcatttTATGTTTGCCACATCCATTTTTGCAATAATATAACCTGCTGACATGAGAGAcacaatcataaaaaataaataagagggaCATGATTTGAGGGAGAAAGTTGTATATACTGTGCTAAATTATGTGATATAAATTAAGATGAAGCTCTTCCACAGCAAATGGACAAAGGaagttttttaatttgaaaaaaaaggacCCTAAACACTaactttaaattaatataaaagttCTGAAAAATAAGTCTATAGCAAAATAGTTGAAGGTGCATTTTTTTCACCAAAGTTAGGAAAGCTATGTACACTAGGtaccaaatatattttcaattgaAGTACTGAATCTTCAACTAGCCCTTAATAGAAACACCTCTAGTTTACCTCATTACCTCACAATTTGTTAGAGAGCCGTGTCCTCATTCTATCAGAATATGGTACACCAGAATACATACTTCTCAAAGCATATGTTCTAACAGGTCTAGAAGGTTTTCTTTGTTGTCTTCTAGGGCGTTTTTTATTACCATTCTTCTTACTTCCTGCAACGACAGAAGAGCCCCGCACAGGTTGCTTGGGAGAAGAGCTTGCTATAGCTCTTGACTGCTCTTCAGCTCCAGCTGATGGAATCGAGGCATTTGAAAGAATTTTAGCTGGTCTCTTTGCCTTCTTTAACCTACTGACATCAGAGTTTTTCTTCTTAAGATGCATCCTAACAAAAGTGCTCCTGGACCGATATTTGTGACGCAAAAACACAGAGTATTTTGGAATATACTTTTTAATTATATCACTTAGTTTGGTCTGAATCCAAATCGACCGTTTTTCTGAAGCAATTCTGGATTTTTGCTGGGGAATAACTGGTCTACAGTCTTCTTTGGGAAAACCTGGCTTATTATTAGTTGTCAACTTCCTTCTCtgaattttccttttactttccaAAAACTTATTTCTAATTGATTTCAGAGAAATTTTGGCAACATCATGATTTAAAAGAGTTGACTGGAAATTACTTTCTTTTGAAACCTCACTAGAATTCAAAATCTTGGATTTTTCCAGAAACACAGATTCACTGGCCTCCTGATGTGCCATTAATTCATGTCCTACTGACACTGTCATAAAAGGTGCCGAAGCAGAGCTTTGTACATAAGTATCATCATCTCCTGCATTAGAATTTAGGTGGCTAAAATGAATTTCCATACAGTTATTCCTGTCAGGCCCTGGTACTTCTATGTTCAAAGAAGGATCAATTACAATCTGTTTATTCAATGGGTCATAACAATTAAAGGAACTCTGGTTAAATTTGTACTGTATGCTAAGATCCCAATTATTTCTACTACCGTGCCTCCTTTTAGAGAAGTCGTTGGATTCACCTTTCTTCAGCttaatatttgaagaaagaacATAAATTAAGGCATTTGGTTGCAAAGGCTTCAAAACTGTAATACAGGACTCAGGAAATTCAACTTTtccaatttttactttctttcttgtttttctgtcaTTCTGTAAAAGTAAACGCTTCCTTACTGGAGAGTCTTTCTCTTGTCCAGTTATTCTTCTTTTTGTCCCTGGGTGACTTGCAAGATTGGTTTGAGTTCCATGGCTGACTTTTATAGCCTGGCATGGAGAAGCCACTCGGCATGTTTGTTCAAAATGCTTCTTTGCTGAAGGATAATGGCTAGGTTTATCTAAGGCCACTGAAAAGTCATCAATATCTGAAATACCACCTGCATTATCATCACAATCCGAAAGAACTTGAATTGATGTAGTGTCCTGATTGAGGTCACTCCAGGTaaccttttttccttcattcgattttttttttttaattttcctggtCTCACAGTCATCATCAAAGTAACAGTGGAAACGACCTTTCTTAAATTCCTTCACGACAGCATTAATTTTCACGTCACCTTCTCTCATTATCTGAGACCATGTTTTCCCCACAAGTGAAGGAGGGACATGAGGCAAGCCTTCAAGAACTGGTTCATCAGGATCATCTTCCGTGACTTCCTTTGCTTTTTCCAGGTTCCGTATAGAATCAACCATGGGAACAGAGCCTGAATGGGAATTATGGTTTGTTTCTTTCAGGTCAAAAGACGTCTTCTCAAATAGGTCTATTTTATTAACAGCTTCTTGAGGCTGGTCATTGTCAGACTGAAGAGAGGGATCACATTGAAAATTCTTCCCAGAACCACAAGGTTCACAGCTCATACTTTTTAGATTGGTATGTTTTAACTTCAAAAGGTTTTCTTTATCAGGCATTTGATGAATCACCAACTCAGGAGACTCATTACAATCCACTGCAGAAACACTCGATTCACAGTTCTTATCTTTTAGGCCAATATTTTCGACATCTTTCCAAAGGTTGACTCCTTTGTTAGCCTTCTGGCGTTGCTGAGTCACTGGCTGAGAAGTCTCCTCCCGTTCAAAATTTCTTTTAGGACGATTAGATTGACAGCTCTTATCTTTGGGGTCAATATATTTGGCCTTTTTTTTCCCAGGCTCTTGTGACTGGGAAGTCATAGACTGATGAGAGGCATCAATTTGAAAATTTAGTTCAGAAATATAAGGCTCACAGCTTGTCTCTTCCAGAATAATATAGTCTTGCTTCTGGTTTACTACTTTAAAGGCCTTTTTGGAATGGTTTGTCACTGATTGAGGATATTCTAGTTCAGAATCACAAGAGTCACAGTTCTCATCTTCTGGAACAAAACTTTCTTCATTTATACAGCTGATTTCATTGACAGTCATCTGAGGTGAGTCAATCACCGGCTGAAAATGGACATCAGAATCTGAAATCATTTCACAATCGTTATCACTGGTCATCAGGTCCACAAATAGCATCTTCTGAAGATCTGTTTCTTTGTCTGACACTTGTTCGTTTATCACTATTTGAAGAGGAACATCAGAATCACACACTATTTCAGAATCACTAGGTTCACTGACTCTTTCTTCCATGCCAAGATGCTTTTCCATCTGAAGGTTTACTTCTTTGCAAACCACTTGAGGTTGGTCAACTTCTAACTGAAGATGAACACCAGaatcacattttatttcagaaacacTAAATTCACAGTTCTTATGAAGGTCATGATCCTTCTCTTGCAAGTTTATTTCTTTGACAGCCACAGGAGAATGCCCAGCTATGAAGTCAACATCAGAATCATAACTTACTTCAAAATCACCTAGTTTATATCTCTTATTTTCCAGGTAAATATGGCCTTCCTCCCAAAGACCTATTTCTTCAACAGCTTTTTGAAGTGGTCTAGTCACTAACTGAAGGGGATCATCAGAAACAAAACTTATTTCAGGACCACAAGGATCATTGCTCTTATCTTCCAAACTGGCTTGTTGCTCTTCCAATATGTGTGGTTGCTCAACCACTGATTGGAGATGGGCATTTGAAACATAAATGACTTCAGAATCATTGGGTTCATAGCTCTTAGTACACAGACAAACATGTCCCTCCCTCAgaagatttatttctggaataGCCTCTTGAATTTCATTAGCCACAGACTGAAGAGGTTCATCAGAAACAAAATCTATTTTTGAATCACTAGGTTTGACCACCTTATCTTCCAAGTCAACATCCTCCTCCCAAAGGTTGATCTCCTTAACAACTTTAGTTTGGCCAGCCGCTGACTGAAAAAGGACATCAGAATCATACACAATTTCAAAACACTTAGATTCATCTCTCTTATCTTCCATGTCAACTTCATCCTTCCAAAGGCTTACTTCTTTAACAGTTTCTCTAAGCTGGTTGGCCACTGGCTGAAGGGGGTCAACAGAATCAAAACTTATTTCAGAGCCACAAGATTGATTGTGCTTATCCTCTAGCTCAGTATGCTCCTGCTCCAAAATAGTTATCTGAGCATGATCAACTACTGACTGAACCAAGAGATCAGAATTCAAACTCATTTCAGAACCACTATATTGGCTGTTCTTATCTTCCAAGTACACATGACCTTCGTTCTTGAGGTTTATTCGTTTAACAGCTACTTCAGGTTGATCAGACACAGACAGAAGAGGAACATCAGAATTATGTATTAATTTAGAAGCATTAGGTTCATCAACCTTATTCTTCTGGCCCATACCCTCTTCTTTCCACAGGTTTGTTTTTTCAACCACTTCCTGAAATTGTTCAGTCAATGGCTGAAGAGGGTCATCAGAATGAAAAGCTATTTTACCATCACTCGATTCATTGTTTGTATCTTCCAGATCCACATGTTTTTCCTTCAAAAGGGCTAGTCGAGGTTGGTCAATGACTGAATGAAGAGGGGTATCAGTACCCAAATTTTTTTCAGAACCTCTATGTACAGTACTTTCATCTTCTGAGTCAACATGGTCCTCCTTTAAAATGgttatttgaggtttttcatTCATTGACTGAAGAGGGACATCAGAGTCCAAAGTTATTTCAGAACCACTATATTTATCACTCCTGTTCTCTAGAACAACacgtttttctttctgaacatCTATTTCTTTAACAGCTATTTGAGTTTCAGTCATTGAATAATCAGAATCTAAGTTTATTTCAGAACCACTAAATTTAGCACTTTTACCTTTTAACTtagcttgcttttctttttgaagcCATAGTTCTTTAACAACCacttcaggtttgtgaatcactGACTGAAGAGGGATATTGGAATCCAAATTTGTTTCAAAAACACTTAACTCATTACCTTTATCTGCTAAATTTACATATTCTTCTTTTTGGTTTACTTCTTTAATAGCTATGCCAGGATGATCAGTcactaaatgaaaagaaatatcagACTTCATACTGCTTTCAGAAACAACAGGTACATTACCCTTACTTTCTAAGTGTATAATCTCCTCTTTCAGaaggtttctttctttaatgGGATCTTCAGAACATCCAGTCACTGAACGAAAAACATCATAATCAAAACTTAATTCAGAACCACAAggttcattttccttattttctaagGGTGCCCACTCTTCTTTTTGAGGATTTAGCTTTTTAACAGCTTCTTCTGGATGGTTAACCACTGAGTGAAAAGGGATATAAGAATCCAAACTTATTTCAGAATCGGTGGGTTCATCATTCTTCCCTCCTAAGTGTATATACTCTTCTTTCTGAATGAATGTTTCTTTAGCAGCTACTTCAGGTTGATAAATCCCTGAATGAAGAGGTATATCAGAATCAAAAGTTATTTCAGAAACACAAGATTCATTACTCTTATTTCCCAGATCAATAGACTCCTCCTCATAAATGGCTACTTGAGATTGGTCAACTACTGAGTGAAGAGGAATATCAGAATCAAAAGTTATTTTGGAGCTAATTGACTCAAAGCTCTCATCTTCCAGGTTAATGtgcttctttcttatttcttcaacATCCAGCTCAGTATACTCAGTAACTGACATAAGAGGAGGATCGGAATCAAAACTCAACTCAGAACTGGAGCACCCATAGCTCTTAATTTCCATATCAACATTTAACGCTTTCAGATTTATTTCACCACAATCCCCCTGAGGTTGATCATTAGCTGATCGATAAAGAGAAGCATGAGAATCAAAACTTAGATCAGAAATGCTAGATTTAACACTCTTATTCTCCAGGTCAAGAGCTACTTCCTGAGCGTTTACTTCTTTAACTGCCACTTGGGATTGGTCAGGCACTAACTTAGCATCTGTTTTCATCAGATGAAAATTCATCTC
This window contains:
- the ZDBF2 gene encoding DBF4-type zinc finger-containing protein 2 isoform X1 yields the protein MQNRPGYCSYCCVHYNNLEQHISSDQHRYLTTQSRQLMATTSLMDRFLQDVLRHHPYHYQESRSMQNERLHMTTVSPSGVVPNDDFVPEIMTEDATGVREEMSSKASEPVEELYSKPSKSQEYIQSVSIRPSVIQKLEKGQQQPLEFIHKIGSHMKEFNPVGIGHATNSRQNVIYSSVVSNASVSCLPESSNERPVTTNATTGLPLGSHLDSVNKCDPDKVDKYFKQLDRGSKNPMLSSHPETSSITYQKPKESNRKSLCVNSDKLVIQEDVKSQGKTLSTGSKVREFVGAEGFLKLESLSRFTVNPTVNLNKTDMPSNKGIFEDGIPKHHEKFFPNMDHTQEGKHLVFNKSAFLEQKISVSSEMKFAGGYLQSASDHHEEAVPDLWKEEQIDQEDKNCESRGSEMSSDGSSSSYSLTDQSKVTAKEINLLKEVHADLQYKNNKSCVSEISSDYDGSLQLTSNQTQVIVKDVSVQKAMHIRLVDESYESSDSEMKFDCDASLQSTDNYPQQPEKEVNLPKGAHVGLVDMNYGSGSSEISADSVFSRQSVVDQFPVAVTETKLWKKVHISLVDKNYGSSCSETSFDCDVSLQSVVDHPQLAVRERNLEDRLVYLKDKNRKPSSAKAHLDCDVSLQTMTDEPQRAVEEIYLLKEKNDIVDMNCGSHGPEMNFHLMKTDAKLVPDQSQVAVKEVNAQEVALDLENKSVKSSISDLSFDSHASLYRSANDQPQGDCGEINLKALNVDMEIKSYGCSSSELSFDSDPPLMSVTEYTELDVEEIRKKHINLEDESFESISSKITFDSDIPLHSVVDQSQVAIYEEESIDLGNKSNESCVSEITFDSDIPLHSGIYQPEVAAKETFIQKEEYIHLGGKNDEPTDSEISLDSYIPFHSVVNHPEEAVKKLNPQKEEWAPLENKENEPCGSELSFDYDVFRSVTGCSEDPIKERNLLKEEIIHLENKGNELSVFETNLDSNIPLQSVIHKPEVVVKELWLQKEKQAKLKGKSAKFSGSEINLDSDYSMTETQIAVKEIDVQKEKRVVLENRSDKYSGSEITLDSDVPLQSMNDQPRLALLKEKHVDLEDTNNESSDGKIAFHSDDPLQPLTEQFQEVVEKTNLWKEEGMGQKNKVDEPNASKLIHNSDVPLLSVSDQPEVAVKRINLKNEGHVYLEDKNSQYSGSEMSLNSDLLVQSVVDHAQITILEQEHTELEDKHNQSCGSEISFDSVDPLQPVANQLRETVKEVSLWKDEVDMEDKRDESKCFEIVYDSDVLFQSAAGQTKVVKEINLWEEDVDLEDKVVKPSDSKIDFVSDEPLQSVANEIQEAIPEINLLREGHVCLCTKSYEPNDSEVIYVSNAHLQSVVEQPHILEEQQASLEDKSNDPCGPEISFVSDDPLQLVTRPLQKAVEEIGLWEEGHIYLENKRYKLGDFEVSYDSDVDFIAGHSPVAVKEINLQEKDHDLHKNCEFSVSEIKCDSGVHLQLEVDQPQVVCKEVNLQMEKHLGMEERVSEPSDSEIVCDSDVPLQIVINEQVSDKETDLQKMLFVDLMTSDNDCEMISDSDVHFQPVIDSPQMTVNEISCINEESFVPEDENCDSCDSELEYPQSVTNHSKKAFKVVNQKQDYIILEETSCEPYISELNFQIDASHQSMTSQSQEPGKKKAKYIDPKDKSCQSNRPKRNFEREETSQPVTQQRQKANKGVNLWKDVENIGLKDKNCESSVSAVDCNESPELVIHQMPDKENLLKLKHTNLKSMSCEPCGSGKNFQCDPSLQSDNDQPQEAVNKIDLFEKTSFDLKETNHNSHSGSVPMVDSIRNLEKAKEVTEDDPDEPVLEGLPHVPPSLVGKTWSQIMREGDVKINAVVKEFKKGRFHCYFDDDCETRKIKKKKSNEGKKVTWSDLNQDTTSIQVLSDCDDNAGGISDIDDFSVALDKPSHYPSAKKHFEQTCRVASPCQAIKVSHGTQTNLASHPGTKRRITGQEKDSPVRKRLLLQNDRKTRKKVKIGKVEFPESCITVLKPLQPNALIYVLSSNIKLKKGESNDFSKRRHGSRNNWDLSIQYKFNQSSFNCYDPLNKQIVIDPSLNIEVPGPDRNNCMEIHFSHLNSNAGDDDTYVQSSASAPFMTVSVGHELMAHQEASESVFLEKSKILNSSEVSKESNFQSTLLNHDVAKISLKSIRNKFLESKRKIQRRKLTTNNKPGFPKEDCRPVIPQQKSRIASEKRSIWIQTKLSDIIKKYIPKYSVFLRHKYRSRSTFVRMHLKKKNSDVSRLKKAKRPAKILSNASIPSAGAEEQSRAIASSSPKQPVRGSSVVAGSKKNGNKKRPRRQQRKPSRPVRTYALRSMYSGVPYSDRMRTRLSNKL
- the ZDBF2 gene encoding DBF4-type zinc finger-containing protein 2 isoform X2, with translation MIPVGSSEIQEGTKSNGKHISSDQHRYLTTQSRQLMATTSLMDRFLQDVLRHHPYHYQESRSMQNERLHMTTVSPSGVVPNDDFVPEIMTEDATGVREEMSSKASEPVEELYSKPSKSQEYIQSVSIRPSVIQKLEKGQQQPLEFIHKIGSHMKEFNPVGIGHATNSRQNVIYSSVVSNASVSCLPESSNERPVTTNATTGLPLGSHLDSVNKCDPDKVDKYFKQLDRGSKNPMLSSHPETSSITYQKPKESNRKSLCVNSDKLVIQEDVKSQGKTLSTGSKVREFVGAEGFLKLESLSRFTVNPTVNLNKTDMPSNKGIFEDGIPKHHEKFFPNMDHTQEGKHLVFNKSAFLEQKISVSSEMKFAGGYLQSASDHHEEAVPDLWKEEQIDQEDKNCESRGSEMSSDGSSSSYSLTDQSKVTAKEINLLKEVHADLQYKNNKSCVSEISSDYDGSLQLTSNQTQVIVKDVSVQKAMHIRLVDESYESSDSEMKFDCDASLQSTDNYPQQPEKEVNLPKGAHVGLVDMNYGSGSSEISADSVFSRQSVVDQFPVAVTETKLWKKVHISLVDKNYGSSCSETSFDCDVSLQSVVDHPQLAVRERNLEDRLVYLKDKNRKPSSAKAHLDCDVSLQTMTDEPQRAVEEIYLLKEKNDIVDMNCGSHGPEMNFHLMKTDAKLVPDQSQVAVKEVNAQEVALDLENKSVKSSISDLSFDSHASLYRSANDQPQGDCGEINLKALNVDMEIKSYGCSSSELSFDSDPPLMSVTEYTELDVEEIRKKHINLEDESFESISSKITFDSDIPLHSVVDQSQVAIYEEESIDLGNKSNESCVSEITFDSDIPLHSGIYQPEVAAKETFIQKEEYIHLGGKNDEPTDSEISLDSYIPFHSVVNHPEEAVKKLNPQKEEWAPLENKENEPCGSELSFDYDVFRSVTGCSEDPIKERNLLKEEIIHLENKGNELSVFETNLDSNIPLQSVIHKPEVVVKELWLQKEKQAKLKGKSAKFSGSEINLDSDYSMTETQIAVKEIDVQKEKRVVLENRSDKYSGSEITLDSDVPLQSMNDQPRLALLKEKHVDLEDTNNESSDGKIAFHSDDPLQPLTEQFQEVVEKTNLWKEEGMGQKNKVDEPNASKLIHNSDVPLLSVSDQPEVAVKRINLKNEGHVYLEDKNSQYSGSEMSLNSDLLVQSVVDHAQITILEQEHTELEDKHNQSCGSEISFDSVDPLQPVANQLRETVKEVSLWKDEVDMEDKRDESKCFEIVYDSDVLFQSAAGQTKVVKEINLWEEDVDLEDKVVKPSDSKIDFVSDEPLQSVANEIQEAIPEINLLREGHVCLCTKSYEPNDSEVIYVSNAHLQSVVEQPHILEEQQASLEDKSNDPCGPEISFVSDDPLQLVTRPLQKAVEEIGLWEEGHIYLENKRYKLGDFEVSYDSDVDFIAGHSPVAVKEINLQEKDHDLHKNCEFSVSEIKCDSGVHLQLEVDQPQVVCKEVNLQMEKHLGMEERVSEPSDSEIVCDSDVPLQIVINEQVSDKETDLQKMLFVDLMTSDNDCEMISDSDVHFQPVIDSPQMTVNEISCINEESFVPEDENCDSCDSELEYPQSVTNHSKKAFKVVNQKQDYIILEETSCEPYISELNFQIDASHQSMTSQSQEPGKKKAKYIDPKDKSCQSNRPKRNFEREETSQPVTQQRQKANKGVNLWKDVENIGLKDKNCESSVSAVDCNESPELVIHQMPDKENLLKLKHTNLKSMSCEPCGSGKNFQCDPSLQSDNDQPQEAVNKIDLFEKTSFDLKETNHNSHSGSVPMVDSIRNLEKAKEVTEDDPDEPVLEGLPHVPPSLVGKTWSQIMREGDVKINAVVKEFKKGRFHCYFDDDCETRKIKKKKSNEGKKVTWSDLNQDTTSIQVLSDCDDNAGGISDIDDFSVALDKPSHYPSAKKHFEQTCRVASPCQAIKVSHGTQTNLASHPGTKRRITGQEKDSPVRKRLLLQNDRKTRKKVKIGKVEFPESCITVLKPLQPNALIYVLSSNIKLKKGESNDFSKRRHGSRNNWDLSIQYKFNQSSFNCYDPLNKQIVIDPSLNIEVPGPDRNNCMEIHFSHLNSNAGDDDTYVQSSASAPFMTVSVGHELMAHQEASESVFLEKSKILNSSEVSKESNFQSTLLNHDVAKISLKSIRNKFLESKRKIQRRKLTTNNKPGFPKEDCRPVIPQQKSRIASEKRSIWIQTKLSDIIKKYIPKYSVFLRHKYRSRSTFVRMHLKKKNSDVSRLKKAKRPAKILSNASIPSAGAEEQSRAIASSSPKQPVRGSSVVAGSKKNGNKKRPRRQQRKPSRPVRTYALRSMYSGVPYSDRMRTRLSNKL